The nucleotide sequence GTTGACAATCGTCGATTTACAGTACGCCAGTGGGGGAATCAAGGCAACCATCGCCACGACTATGATAAACGGTATTGACCACGACACAATGATAACCAGCATCATTTTACAGTTGGTATTTAAAACATTGCTTCGTAATGGGAAACAAATGGCGATGAGCCTGTCGTAGGCCAAAACGCAGAGAGCAAACGATTCCATCGATGAGAAATAATGGACGAAGAACATTTGTGCCAAGCAAGGGTCGTAGTACACAAATTTTGAACCAAAGACATACATATGGACAGCTTTAGGAATCAGAGCGGTGCTGAAACTAACGTCCACCACTGCCAGGCTGAACACGGCCATGTACTTTGGGGTGTGGAGGTTTTCTGCGAACCATATGACCACCATCAACATTGCATTTGACACAAGTGTCAGGACGTAAATAACCGCCAGAAACATGAAGTAGTATTCTCCATGTTTTAGTGCGTAGAAACCTCTGATGTAGAATCCGGCTGGGCGTGTGAAGTTGCTCAGgtcttgtgtttttgtctccATTGACTGCCGGCTTGACTTCTGTTTTTCAATCTGAAgtacatatattaaaaaattaaaagaaaaaaaacaagcaaatgacAGTTGACGTCAAGTTCGTCTTCATCTAAAATACTCAAaaaattcacatatttaaaatgacaaacttAGCGGAACGTTCAACTCAACAGCAATTTCACACTACGGTTGGGCGacataatattattttgtttgctttgctgcATGTCACATGTTTTGGAAACCACTGAACACAATCGGAAAAAAATAGTTTCGAAATAAAAGACGTTGGCAAATATACCCCTTGCTTAAGAATGTCACTCAAAGTTTCGCCAAAGTCTTTCGTTAAACTTAATGCAATCTTAAAGGGTAAATGCAAGTGTTCAAATGTGAAACATATTCCTTTCAAAAAACTCTATACATACTTGTAGAAAGGGTTGAAATGCAACGCCAGTGCACCGTGCACGGTCCAGGATGAACTCTGAAGAATGATCCGGACTACCCATATTTTTATAGCTAGTGCGGGACGTCAGGCAGGATGATAGTACATCTCCCGACCTCTAGGGGTTCACGTAGCCTATGTGATCAACTAGTTAACTTTCTGTGGTACACAAAAGCTGCGGCATAATTAGCCGCGTTTGCAAACCGCGTCTCTTGTGGTGCAATTAAATGGCCCTTTTCTTCAAGTAAATATAGAATAGCTCAGATCTCTGAGTGCTGTGTTTGAGTCTGCGGTTTGGGAAGgctggtctcatctgaccataagGCCTGACTCTGTTCGAAGTTACAATGGCTGTTGGTCATACttctgctgtccatggtcctgaatgTCTCCCAGGCTTGAAGTGAAAGCAGAGAACCTCTGTGATATAAGAATCTCTGCAACATCAAAACGACATCGAATAAAACTTTCACGCGAGAATCCGGATTACGACCTGCCCACCGTAAGATCTTTCGCTAACTTTCACAGTTTCCCTTTCGTCtaagattacattttgtctaaatatctgaaaccattcagtgtgacaaatatccaattatagaggaaatcaggaagggggcagatgctttttaacagcactgtacatgtgtgaaatattttgtaaatgttttatgcACTGAATGTGCTAAATGTCTCCtatatttgaatgaatttaGTTGAATGTTAACAACcactaaataattaaacatttctctTATATCAATAAGTTTGGGTAGCACATTTGACATTTACATCTATCGTTTTAAACATGATAAATGTAggaaaaggaacattttttccccttaaattctaaaatataaaaaattatatttaattgaatatgGGAAAAATGCATGATAAAACAATAGAATTGTATGTAGCATTGAGCACCCCATAGAAACTTTATAGGTTTGTGCGGGATGGTCATATAATCTTTTGTTATTTGTGACAGGAAAACCATTCTTGACAGCCGCCAAAATTTGCAACTGTTGAATTACATTTCTTTGCCAAatattattgggggggggggggggggcgctgaaaTTGTGTAGTTCCTTCAGCACCCCTCTTCCCTACCcaccatgcacacatgctctcgtgtccacacacgtacacagtaaaatgtccataGTTAATTccactctaacagtgttaattgaactcttAACAGACTACATTTGGTCCCCGCTCTGGAATGTGGGCCCAAATGTTACAGTATCTGTTATGAGTCGAATTAACACTGTTTGAggtaaattaacactggacattttactttgtacaaacacatactcaaacTACTCTTCTTCAGCAATAAAAAGGCAACGCAAACAAGCAACACAGAAGGAGACAACTTTATGAAATTGCTTAATGCACAATATCTCAAATATAATATGTACATCAGCAAACATTGCACATCAGTTACATTAATATGCATGAATAtgacagattaaaaaatatatgcagttattttgtgtattttgtgtcttatttttatcatttaatttttattatttttatctcaCTGTCCTGTGCAGTCCAAGACatctttttccccccaaaatatGACGAAcaatatgtgtgcatttgcatgaaCTAAACATCTAGAATATGCTGGTCAATATATCTCATGAAACACGTTATGAAAAATAATCGACGAAATCATGTTTGCAGCTGTTCTCCAGCGTTCCCAATCACAACGAGGTGTATTTGAGCTAATTTAAGTTTGAATGAAAGACTGAGACTTATGTAGGTTATAAAATAACATCACAGTCCGCAATTCGCGTGTTTTTCTCCCGTTATGTTAATTAAAACTGCTGGGCCTATCTAGGGCCGAAGGCTTTACTGGTTCGTTTGTGGTCGTATTTAAAACGTGTCCTGAATTCCttcttggtaaaaaaaaaaatgggggattCACTTATTTTCTGGGCCGTTATATTTCTTACAGTGCGTTCATATAATAATTTACAGTAACCACACTCatattaatttgattatttttgtgtCTAAATggacataaaatgaaaacacatttgaggCTTATATTTATGACTAAAAATCCATTTAATACTTTGTCACCTGACGAAACCGTTCTAACGATACTATTGCACTATTTCAGTCGTTCTCAATTTCGGTCCTGGAGACCctagtgcatgctggtttttgctaTTGCCAATCTTTTGATTAATTGCCGCTGTTGAACACATGTGTTTCAGTcgtttcataaatgttttactTCTTCATTATCTGCCAAATTGTTGCCATCAGTGTCAAAGATGCTATTGATTTGcctcagtttttaatttgatcagttaaaattcCCCCCTCTTTTTACGCAGTTGTTTAAACGTAACACAATgagaatatgggacttttattatttatggaaTGCATCACAATTTATTGCATAGCTTCAGAGGATAAAGAAAATCTTTCAAAACATGAAACCTGTATTAAGAACCAATAacaattcattattattctgGGAATGCAATTGTGGCTgaaacgaaaaccagcatatgcAGGGAGTGAGTTTGAAAACTACTGCACTGTTCCTTCAaatataaaacagcaaattaccAAACAGTGACTGTTTGCCTACATCCAATAGGCCTACGATTCTTAAATAAAAATCTCGCCTAATACATCAACTGCTAGGAGaggtttttttcagaattctcaggtactttttaatttgctccAATATCTCCTCGGTTTTCAGAGAGTATATAATTGGGTTTAAAAGCGGTGGGATAGAACCGGACAAAGACGTGTTGAGAATTCTGATGTCCGTATCAATGTTCACATTAACCCAAGCCACGATGTAAGTTACGAGAAAAGGTACGAAAAATATAGCAACCAAAATTAAATGCGTTGAACACGTTTGAAACGCTTTCCATCTACCCTCCGACGATTTAATGTTCAAAATGGCATAAATTATAAACAGGTATGTCACAGCTATGAAGCCAAAAGGAACAAAGCACAAGGCTATCGTGGTAAAACTTGCCATAAACCAGTTCTTAGAATAATCACCGCAAGCGATCTTAAAGACAGGGCCGTGATCACAGAAGAAGCTGTTGACAATCGTCGATTTACAGTACGCCAGTGGGGGAATAAAGGCAACCATCACCACTTCCATGATAAGCGGTATTGACCACGACACAATAATAACCAGCATCATTTTACAGTTGGTATTTAAAACATTGCTTCGTAATGGGAAACAAATGGCGATGAGCCTGTCGTAGGCCAGAACGCAGAGAGCATACGCTTCCATTGATACGAAGTAATCGGCGAAGAACAGTTGTGCCAAGCAAGCGTCGTAATATATAAATTTTGAACCAAAGACATACATATGAACAGCTTGAGGAATTATAGCGGAGCTGAAACTAACGTCCACCACTGACAGACTGAACACGGCCATGTACTTTGGGGTGTGGAGGTTTTCTGTGAAGCATATGACCAACATCAAGATTGCATTTGACACAAGTGTCAGGACGTAAATAACCGCCAGAAACATGAAGTAGTATTCTCCATGTTTTAGTGCGTAGAAACCTCTGATGTAGAATCCGACGGGGCGGGTGAAGTTGCTCAGGTCTTGTGTTGTTGTCTCCATTGACAACCGGCTTGACTTCTGCTTTTCAATCTGAAGTACAtacaagaaaaaattaaaagaagaaaacagacaaatgaCAGTTGACGTCAAGTTCGTCTTTATCAAAAACACTCATAAAATATTTAGTATATTAAAAACTACAAATTTAGCTGGATGTTCAAATTAACTGCAATTTCAGAATACTTTTAAGCGACACTTgtgttattaataatattattttgtttgcgtTTGTTTCATGTCACATGTTTTCTAAGTCACTGAAAACAATCGATAAAaaatttttctaaataaaaaaatgttggcCAATAGGCCCCTTGCTTAAAAATGTCACTCAAAGTTTTACCAAAGTCTTTAGTTAAATTTAATGCCATCTTAAAGGGTAAATGCAAGTGCCCAAATGTGAAACATATTCCTTTCAAAAAACTCTATACATACTTGTAGGAAGGGGTGAATGCTACGCCGGTGCACCGTGCACGGTCCAGGATGAACTCTGAAGAATGATCCGGACTACCCATATTTTTATAGCTGGTGCGGGACGTCAGGCAGGATGATAGTACATCCCCCGACCTCTAGGGGTTCACGTAGCCTATGTGATCAACTAGTTAACTTTCTCTGGTACACAAAAGCTGCAGCATAATTAGCCGCGTTTGCAAACCGCGTCTCCCGTGGTGCAATTAAATGGCCATTTTCTTCCAAGAAATATAGGATAGCTCACATCTCTGAGTACTGTGTTTAAGTCTGCGGTTTGGAGGgctggtctcatctgaccataagGCCTGGTTCTTTTCGAAGTTGCAATGGCTGTTGGCCATACTTCTGCTGTCCATGTTCCTGAATGTCTCCCAGGATTCAAGTGGAAGCAGATAACCTCTGTGATATAAGAATCGAATAAAACTTTCACGTGAGAATCCGGATATCCTTAACTTTTACAGTTGTATACAAAAGCTCCTCCTTTGATTAgaaatgctaataaataaataaataaataaataaataaataaataaataaataaataaataaaataaccctGTGGCTTTTTGCCCCTTTACAGTGGTGTATTAAAAGGGCAACTACTTTGGATGTGTATGCACAGCTTTTGAAACACTGCATCTTCAAATAAACGTCCCCAATGACTTGTCTGCATTTCACTAGCTGTCAGAATGTGTTTTTGAGTGAATGTACACACTGAACAGAAAAAGAATGATAACTGCTGAACGATATTTCGGCGGGTGCATAGTGTAAACAACGAAGCTAAATCAAGGGCAATCCTGCCGTTGTATTTCCAACCGCTGGATGGTAGACTGACCTCACGGTAATGACGTAATCGGCGAAAAATGCGGCGCAGTCCGCACTCCCGTGCATTCCGATGCAGCATACACTGTTTGAGTTAAATTaactctggacattttactatgtaCAAACATATACTCAAACTACTCTTCTTCAGCAATAGAAAGGCAACACAAAACAGCAACACAGAAGGAGATTACTTTATTAAATCGTTTGAAGCACAATATCTCAAATTTAGTAGGCATAGCACATAAGTTATGTTACTGCTCATGAGTATGACAGATTTGTAAAAATATGCAgttcattttgtgtattttgtgttttatttttatcattacattttttaaatttttatctcACTGTCCTCTGCATTTCAAGACATCAGTACATTTGCATGAACGAAACATCAAGAACATGCTGGTCAATATATCTCATGAAACACGTTTTGAAAAATAATCGACGAAGTCATATTTGCAGCGGTCCTCCAGCGTTCCCAATCACAACGAGGAGCATTTGAGCTAATTTAAGTTTGAATGAAAGACTGAGACTTATATAGGTCATAAAATAACATCACAGTCCGCAATTCGCGTGTTTTTTCTCCCGTTATGTTAATTATAACTGCTGGGCCTATCTAGGGCCGAAGGCTTTACTGGTTCATCTGTAGTCGTATTTAAAACGTGTCCTGGATTCCTTCTtggtaaacaaaaaagaaaaaaaatttgggATTTACTTATTTTCTGGACCGTTATAATTCTTACTGTCCGGCCATCCAATAATTTACTGTAACCACACACATattaattagcttttttttgcGTCTAAATggagataaaatgaaaaatatttgaggCTCATATTTATAACAAAAAGTCCATTAAATAATGTGTCACCTGACGAACCCGTTCTAACAATACTATTGCACTATTTCAGTCGTTCTCAATCTCGGTCCTGGAGACCCTTGGGTATGCTGGTTTCTGCTATTGCCAATCTTTTGATTAATTGCCGCTGTTGAACACATGTGTTTCAGTcgtttcataaatgttttactTCTTCATTATCTGCCAAATTGTTGGCGTCAGTGTCAAAGATCCTATTGATTTGcctcagtttttaatttgatcagtta is from Anguilla anguilla isolate fAngAng1 chromosome 9, fAngAng1.pri, whole genome shotgun sequence and encodes:
- the LOC118235107 gene encoding olfactory receptor 8D1-like, with protein sequence METTTQDLSNFTRPVGFYIRGFYALKHGEYYFMFLAVIYVLTLVSNAILMLVICFTENLHTPKYMAVFSLSVVDVSFSSAIIPQAVHMYVFGSKFIYYDACLAQLFFADYFVSMEAYALCVLAYDRLIAICFPLRSNVLNTNCKMMLVIIVSWSIPLIMEVVMVAFIPPLAYCKSTIVNSFFCDHGPVFKIACGDYSKNWFMASFTTIALCFVPFGFIAVTYLFIIYAILNIKSSEGRWKAFQTCSTHLILVAIFFVPFLVTYIVAWVNVNIDTDIRILNTSLSGSIPPLLNPIIYSLKTEEILEQIKKYLRILKKTSPSS
- the LOC118235109 gene encoding olfactory receptor 1L4-like; this encodes METKTQDLSNFTRPAGFYIRGFYALKHGEYYFMFLAVIYVLTLVSNAMLMVVIWFAENLHTPKYMAVFSLAVVDVSFSTALIPKAVHMYVFGSKFVYYDPCLAQMFFVHYFSSMESFALCVLAYDRLIAICFPLRSNVLNTNCKMMLVIIVSWSIPFIIVVAMVALIPPLAYCKSTIVNSFFCDHGPVFKIACGDYSKNWFMAALTTVGLYFVPFGFIAVTYLFIMHAILNIKSSEGRWKAFKTCSSHLILVAIFFVPYLVTYIVAWVNVNIDTDTRILNTSLSGSIPPLLNPIIYSLKTEEILEQIKKYLRNLKRTSPSS